The sequence below is a genomic window from Amia ocellicauda isolate fAmiCal2 chromosome 6, fAmiCal2.hap1, whole genome shotgun sequence.
caaactgcgatgcactgtgtgttcggaCACcgttctatcagaaccagcattaactttttcagcaatttgagctacagtagctcgtctgttggattggaccacacgggtcagccttcgctccccacgtgcatcaatgagccttggccgcccatgaccctgtcgccggttcagcgcttttccttccttggaccacttttgataggtactgaccactgcagaccgggaacaccccacaagagctgcagttttggagatgctctgacccagtcgtctagccatcacaattgggcccttgtcaaagtcgctcagatccttacgctgcccatttttcctgcttctaacacatcaactttgaggacaaaatgttcacttgctgcctaatatatcccacccactgacaggtgccatgagagcgagattatcagtgttattcacttcacctgtcagtgctcataatgttatggctgatcagtgtaaaaTCCAATTCCCTTATCAAACAAATTACAGGTTTCCTTAGTCCCCTGTAGAAGGTACTTTTGAAAATGAGAAGGTGACTTAAGATAATGAAAGGAGGCCGACTTTTTGCTCTTGCTGATATCCTGTAGGTTCAGGTGTTCAGAGGTGCCACAGCCTAGGAATTAAAACATTTCCCCaacctgcacaaacacacacacacttctcacaGCCCGCACTTACAGATGCTGCCCGTCTCCTTGTCATAATCAAAGGCATCCACTTTGAACGACAGGCTGTCAATGTAGTAGAAGGTCTTGTGGTCCAGTGACCAGTCCATGCCATTGGAGATATCCACCTGGTCAAAGTGCCTCACCACTGAGTGGTCAGGGTTCAGCATGAAGAGAGATCCCTGGTTCCTCTCCACCACAGTAGGCCGCACCTCCAGAGACATGGTTCCTGAACACAACAAATGGCAGGAACGGGAGGCAGGAAGGAGGAAATGTGAAGGCATTTATAAACAAGATGAGCACAGGCATTTATCAATACAGTGAAGTGCATACCTGCAAAGAAACGTCCCTTGGGATCCACCTTGCCATCATTGAACCGGTTGTTGGGTTTGTCCTTGTCTACGTGAGCCAGGGTAGTTATGGTCTGTTGGTCCCAGTCTACGGCAGCAAAGCGGCAACCCACCCCGATGACATACCCTCCTGACTGGCGCGGCACCACGCAGCCAACAAAATCGTCTGTGGGGAGCAGATACAGACACAGGGGGTTAATGGTTAACggttatatttgcatttttagagagagcgagagacaatgaaaaaaattaaaataattagagGCTTATGGAAGTAGGAAGGGCACTCTTGGGGTTGCAGACAATGGTTTCTGCAATAAAAGGTGCATGACCCACCCCGGCACTGCCTATACAACACAAAGAGTCCTCACCCGTTGCGACGCTCTGCACTTGCTTGGTGTCGGGGTTCCAGCGGCACACCTTTCGCCCCGAGATGTCCACATAGAGCAGGGtgccctccttctcctcccaCACAGGGCTCTCCCCGATCTTGTACTTCTCCTTCACCACACACTCGATCTTGATGGAGGCCATGGTCTGGCAATGCAAATGTCAGTTACCGCCAGATCAGTCTCCTCTCctgcactgatatatatatatatatatatacactcacctaaaggattattaggaacaccatactaatactgtgtttgaccccctttcgccttcagaactgccttaattctacgtggcattgattcaacaaggtgctgaaagcattctttagaaatgttggcccatattgataggatagcatcttgcagttgatggagatttgtgggatgcacatccagggcacgaagctcccgttccaccacatcccaaagatgctctattgggttgagatctggtgactgtgggggccagtttagtacagcgaactcattgtcatgttcaagaaaccaatttgaaatgattcgacctttgtgacatggtgcattatcctgctggaagtagccatcagaggatgggtacatggtggtcataaagggatggacatggtcagaaacaatgctcagataggccgtggcatttcaacgatgccaattggcactaaggggcctaaagtgtgccaagaaaccatcccccacaccattacaccaccaccaccagcctgcacagtggtaacaaggcatgatggatccatgttctcattctgtttacgccaaattctgactctaccatctgaatatctcaacagaaatcgagactcatcagaccaggcaacatttttccagtcttcaactgtccaattttggtaagcttgtgcaaattgtagcctctttttcctatttgtagtggagatgagtggtacccggtggggtcttctgctgttgtagcccatccgcctcaaggttgtacgtgttgtggcttcacaaatgctttgctgcatacctcggttgtaacgagtggttatttcagtcaaagttgctcttctatcagcttgaatcagtcggcccattctcctctgacctctagcatcaacaaggcattttcgcccacaggactgccgcatactggatgtttttcccttttcacaccattctttgtaaaccctagaaatggttgtgcgtgaaaatcccagtaactgagcagattgtgaaatactcagaccggcccgtctggcaccaacaaccatgccacgctcaaaattgcttaaatcacctttctttcccattcagacattcagtttggagttcaggagattgtcttgaccaggaccacacccctaaatgcattgaagcaactgccatgtgattggttggttagataattgcattaatgagaaattgaacaggtgttcctaataatcctttaggtgagtgtatattactcCTTCCTACCCCTGTCTGCAGCTTCAGACAGGTGGCAGGTGGCCatgcattatttttacatacagtcTCATACATGCATGAAATACTGAGTTATTCATCACCATTTCCATAAGGAACCACATTCTTCCTGTAGAAGTGCAAATAGGGGTATGGCTTAACTCACATACGCTCTGACAAGGAAGGAAAGAGACCTAGCCCTgtatgttgtttaaaaaaaactaaattaataatgaTATTATAAAGTTAGCAAATTGAAGTTGGCTGTAGTAAGCCCGACTGTAAATGCAAACAGGCTGTACATGGAACCGTAATTTATTACTGCGCATATTCACAAcaacttatttttaaattgcaaagGCAGCTGACTGTGAATCCTGCTTAACGTGCAGTAAAAAAACTATGTATTGTGCGGTAGATACATAAATAGTTCAATTATTACGTCCTCATACTAGCATGGTGCTTTAGTTAAGCAAGGGGACGCATTTCCCTCCGCTGCGGGGTTTGAAGCTCCCTGTATCGGCCTGAAGTCCGAGCAGCTGTCGGGTGCAGTCAAACGGACCCTGGCTATACCGATCACAGTGGGAGATCAAAGACAACGACTTCATATGAAAGTCACATGAAACGGATAATGCGAGTCACCAGATTCAAGTGACACTATTTTGCAAACGCGAACAAACACAAACCCACTTATTCGTGCAGTTACAAAACAACATGCATTTGGTTTCAACTTTGACGCATAAACACCAATGAAATGCATTGCAGTGCCAAGAGCACCAGGAGAAAGTGTCCTACCAGCTCAGTGGATGTCTTCTGCACAGATGAGCTCTGCGGAGGTGCTCCACTGCTGCCCGTGCACTGTGcgcttatttttatatttgtctaTCTCGTTAATATTCAACACACAAAGCtgttgtttaacacataatagtACAGGCACCCCGTGGTCGACGTGCGGTTAAAACACACAGAGCCCTGTCGGTCCCTAAACAAGCCAAGTGGAAAAATAAAGGGTCAGCACTGCAAATTAATTGCCAAAGACATGGACGGAAGGATCGCAGTTAACCATTTCCCTGCTTTCTGTCCGATCCAGAGCTTTTGCATGGCCTTGTTTTCAGCACAGTTGAGGGGTTGGCAAAGGAAGCTTGCAGACTGCTGTACTGCAACTGAACTGGAAACTATGTGAATGCCTGATACGGATTCAATTGACCAACATTCACATGCACAGACAACTGAAAGAAGTTTGATACCGTTTTTGGTTTCTCTGAGATGATCTCCATGTAATGTGCAATTCGgcaaatctgtgtgtgtgtaacatttATTACAGATGTGGGCCTATTGATTTCCAGCTCACTAGCAGTCCTGTTacagatggataataaatattattttattgctaAATACCGAGCCCAGTTTGGGTCATCAAATTAGAAATGGCCACTACACCCTGGAAAGAGATCACAGCAACGTGGATAGAATAATTCCTGGACTCAAAACTTTGTTATTCATGGACATATTAAATGACCAGCACTATCAGTCCAAAACATGGGCATAGTTGGTAGTTATAAATCtattaatctttttatttttgaaatgctgTATATAAATAGACAGCCAAAGGAGAAGATAGCATTATATAATCAGTGGGAAATATTTGGAAGAGTTGGGCCCTACTGTAACGCCCATGTGCTCATGAAACCTGAATTTCCACAGCATATTTTGTGTCATATATAACCAGTTATTTTATTGTTCTACTTGGCATTAGCTATGTGCTTGTGACATACAAAGGCACCGTGAGAGCACAAGATAAAAGCAAGAAAACCTACAAATCGACAACTTGGCACCCAAAGTCATGACATCATACTCTCTCCCGTCAACAATGCTCGAAGTGAACCGTTTTTGAATCGATGTTGTCAAAACGAACAAAAGACCATTCCGCTTCGCTTCTCTGAAAGGCACAGTCCTGACTGCAGCGATAAACAGTCATCTTATCACGTGTGCTAGAAAAATACTTCTATGCTATTTCCTTAAAAATGGCCAAAGGAGGTGTACAGCTTTTACATTCAATTACAAACGGATCCCAGAACTAACAGATGTTTTCTGTCAGTGCAGATTATACATGAAAGGATTGTAGCTTGTGAGTTAGTGATAAAGACAGTAACTCACCTTGGCATTACTGCTGCTTCTGcaatttctattttattctaGGGCAAAGTCCCCTGGCAGGAACCTCTCTTCACCTCTGATGTTGTAACTGAATTTCCAGCAGGGTAATGCCCTTTTAAAACTCATGCTTACAAACCCAGAGATATTAGATTTGGCCAGATTTGCTGCACCTCTTCCAGCTTTGTACATTCATCCCCACCCTGGCagagacattgaacattacatttcaattctGAACAGGGGGGCGCTCTGTTATTTAATAATCACAGAAACCTCCTGACACAGTGGATAACTTCCCCTCTCTCTGGGGAGTTTCTGAGTTGATGCATAGTCAGCTTTTGTCAGAAGTAGTCACTCACCTGCTCATTAAGGGATTCATTGATTGCAAACCATGTCCACTGCTTTTTGTGAAATATTGAAGGCATAgccatattaaaaatgcatcttTGTGATCACGTGataatatacattaaataagATAATAGATGACCCACTGATCCCGAGATAAATGTGATTAGGACCtaaaaaaaaccctaaacatcCTCATGGTTTTAGCTTCTCATTTCAATCTGCACGAGATGATCAAGGGGTTTCTCATTTTGCAGTAAAATCAATGTACATCTTGCGTTCATGTTCTCCAAATGTGAAGGAAGCACACAGCACACCAAACAACCACACCCACGTAGTTATTTTGAAGAGAGGGAGAACCGACACTTTTGTAATATATGAAGGGTTTGCGAACACAACCAGGGTGGCATCCGGGATCGTTCCGACTTCCCCAGCGCTCATGTGTTCATCTCGTATGAATAAACTATTGTGAAGGCGAGGGCATATAGCGGACCTAGGCCTGCATTGTGGTTCAGCTCTTGATAAATTCCAGCTTCTTAATCAGGCATGTTTTCAAGGATGAATTTAGATGAGGGCGGCAGGGGGGGGGAATTAACACAATTAACACTGGGAATTAACACAATTAGATTCTCTAACACACCACAGGGCTTCCAGAAAATGAGGTGCCCGGAGCTGCACAATGACTCTCTGCAGACACTTTGAAGCAGAGAGGCTGGGATGCCATTATGCCATGCCTTCAGTCTTTGGCAGGGAACAGCCCAGTTCTGGAATAAAAGTCCGGTGGCTCATCTTCAGAAGATTGAACTGCCCCTCATTCGCGATGATCTAACAAATCAGCATCATCAACACAGGCCTGCAGTAACGCTGCAATAAGATCACAGAGGGTCCCAATATCTGTTGCATAATTTCATTTGCTCAGCATTATGGGAAGAGCTGGAAAGGTTACTGAAAAATAGCTTAAAtgagcaaacaaacaacatgCACAGAAAAACAGCGTTTAGAGACAACTGACAGTGAAGGGAATAATAACAGTTAACCAGCCACACAAGGTAATTTTTGAGCATTTTCAAAATTTAATGAAAAAGGTttctgtaaaaagaaaaacaaaatggaaaaaaaaaacaaaaaacatcaaactGTAAAATTGTGAAAATTCATAGATCTTCCTGGCACCTGGCAATCTTTTAGTGTAAAACTGACAGTTCTGTAGGTTTCGCTTTCAGAGAAAGTAAACTTTTTCATAGTAAATTTAATGCGTTCATACGGTTACAGTGTCTTGATCGATCGGATGCAAGAAGATACAGTTCACTCCAAAAGCAAGTTCATCTAACAAGTTCATGGAACACATAAAACATCCGAATGAACATGTACAGCAAAAGGTTTCCTTCACACGTTAATGAGAATGTCTTACACAGTGTGCATTGAGTAGCCGGACAAGGTCTCTTTAAGTAGAAGTAACCGGTAAAACTGCAAACATCGACTGCACctggagaaaataaacactATAGTGTGGCAATCCTTCACAGCCACAATCTCGTCCATTTCCCGTTCACCGTATGCCAGCAGGGTGAACTGAACGAGACTCGAGATCATAAACAATAATGCTTTCCTTTAATAActgcaaggaaaaaaaactaaacccaaAACGGACTGTCCGAGAACAGCAGAGCAGTGTTTCCCAACCGGCGTGTAACAAATCAGTGCCCCATCAGGCAGGAACCGGTGTGCCACTGGAAATTcacacgagaaaaaaaaaactaaataataaatacaaaacttctcatttatttaaattaaaaacgtTCCTGCGAGAATGGAGGGACTCTGTATATCGAGACAAGCTGAAAGCTCAGGTGAGGGTTGGTTTGTTTCCAGAAAGaaggttttgtttgtgttgcatCGTGTGCCGCACAATCATGTAAGCTAAGCGAAGTGTGCTTTGGGCTAGAAAAGGTTGGGAAACACTGCAGCAGAACCGGGACAGAACCGCCAGGAGCCTCGTATTCACAGTAGTGCGGACCTACACTGCCGTTCAGCAACAGACAGTCTCGTGAAAGCCAATTCGCCTCCACGGCACCTTTAGATATTTTATATTAGAATTTGcagattattttctgtttatttgtgtaCTGTTAAGCAGCATGATTGATAAAAGGATCCAACTAGGGAAATAAAAGAACCATAACTTGGAGATTTTTCATGTACTACAGATCTAGGGGAGTATGGTTTATTTACTCCGAACCAAAACACCCACCAAAAGCACCGTGAAATGTAGAACTAGATTTCTGTTGTTGTTACAGAGGCTGTAATATTAACAGACTTGCGCTGAGGCCGACGTATTGCCGACCCCCCAAGAAACCAGCCTAGGCTACAAATAAGATCCTCGCCTTCCTGCCGACCTCTACAGCTAAATGACACAACCGCACCGCACCAGCCTGCACTACAGCTGGAACACCCTGCCACGGAGAAGTTCAGTCCTAATCGCCCCGTTGCCATTTGGATGTTGTTTATAAAGATGGCCGTGCCGTGAAACCCTGTGGCCTTGAACCCCCTGTGACTCAGTGTCCACAGGAGTTTAAATGGACATGAGGATGCAGTTTCCTTCATGGGGGCGGGGGGTCTCAGGATTAGAAATACATGTTCCCCACCTCTAGACTATACATGCGCCCACTGCATGTAATACCCACGGGGGCCAGTTTAAAAGGCAGTGGGCTATCGGCACGAGAAGTGCTGCTCAGTTCACAACAACTGATTTTACAAACGCACTTTTAATTGATTATACATCTGCGGtctttctgtttttcactttattgtACTTTGGTTTCCGTTGTTCCACACTTCAGAGTAACGCATGCGCAAAAACACAGTGCACAGAAGAGGGGATTTAAAAGGGGCCCGAACCCCTCGCTTTCACACCCGACCGGAGAGCCACAACACCCCATCCGTGACTGGCCTGGAGCGCCGTGAAATCAGCTCCTCCACACACGGGCTCTGGGGCGTTTAAAGGCATCTGAACGGTGGGGAGAAACCAAGAGATGTCAAGTGTCACGAAAAAGACCATCTGGATCCGGTGGGAACAGGAGCGATCCTTTGACACCAGCACCAGGGCTCCTACTCAGGGGTGCTCCACTGCCAAACCCAgtccagaattaaaaatatatatgtatatattctcaACTTTTAGTAGAGGAAATAAACAATTATGGCCCTTAAAAACTGATCTTTTCCACAGTCATGTTCATGTCTAATGGTGGATTAAGTCTAACCAGAGCTGCTTATGGTGGATAGTGCAGGTAGGTCTATCCACCAGTGAGGCCAATTCATCTGGTTGTGCCATTTAGAAAGACTTGcttcatccacacacacacacacacacacacacacacacacacacacacacacacacacacacacacacacacacacacacacacgtgtatgtatgcatgcatgtatgtatgtatattgcctatacatacacacacacacataattcaGTACTTCATTAAAATGGCCCTGCACGCCACATTTCTGCACTGTACTTAAAACAATTCTCACAAGGAGATACTTCACACAGATATATTACCTTTTTCCAAACACGTGGATACCGGCTGAAAAACTTAGGAAACATTCTCTTGCAGATTCACATTtcctttgttaaaaaaataagcaatagAAAATGAAGCATGCTAAAGCTATGGGTAGGAGAGGGTGAGGGGGGGTTCTCCGATTGCCAACGTTCGAGAATGCCTTCAGACCCGGTCGGGCATCTCTCTCTTTAGTAGTAATTTTGCTCAGTGTGTTTCTATGATTCCCGTTTAGACAATTCGATCGACATGTGGGTCACTGTTTCTCAGAAGGGGATTTTCTTCTGTGTGCAACTCCTTTAGCCTCGAGTAACTATTTACACtcgtataaaaaaaatattcccaCTTGTTATTTACAAAAACGACAGATTGACAGACAGCTCTGTCTTCGGCACAACAAAACCATAGCGGAGATCAAGGctggtgatttttgttttgtttgtttctgttgaaTAGAAGTGTTAAATACTGGGATGCCACTACGCTGAAAGAAGTGAATAAGAAATGGGGAGACGAGCAGAATAGGATTTAATATTCAACGCAGTACAGCCCCATCACTCAAACCTGATACAAGTTGCACCTGGAGGAAGGTGCTCTACACTCTATTGTTTGGCTATTTCACGTCTGCGTCTAAGGGCTAGTTTAGGGTAGGTGAGGGGTACTACATTGTGAGGACTGGGGAG
It includes:
- the rgn gene encoding regucalcin, which translates into the protein MASIKIECVVKEKYKIGESPVWEEKEGTLLYVDISGRKVCRWNPDTKQVQSVATDDFVGCVVPRQSGGYVIGVGCRFAAVDWDQQTITTLAHVDKDKPNNRFNDGKVDPKGRFFAGTMSLEVRPTVVERNQGSLFMLNPDHSVVRHFDQVDISNGMDWSLDHKTFYYIDSLSFKVDAFDYDKETGSISNRRTVYKLGKDEGIPDGMCIDSEGKLWVACYSGGRVLRIDPVTGERIQTVKLPVEKTTSCSFGGKDYSELYVTTACEGMDQDLVVKQPEAGGIFKITGLGVKGIPPNFFAG